One Nematostella vectensis chromosome 10, jaNemVect1.1, whole genome shotgun sequence genomic window, ctaaccctaaccccaacgtACTTATCAAAAAAGAATGCCTGGTACTTCTGAGGTCTTCCAGATTTTTCACTGGTTGGAGAATTTCCAACTGGTTGGTAAAAATTCCACTCAAAATAAATTCCCAACCACAACAGGTACATATACCAgtctatttcatttttttcagcTACGTGAATGATTGTTATATTCACTATTATTAGATCCCTACATCAAAACAAGCTCTAGAGCAAAGGAACATATGCATATACATAAATCTCTTATGATTGCTGTTCTATCATCATAATGCTTTTAAGTTTTTAATATTGTAATGACAGATATTTCTTAAATGTCTGTAAGACTAATGCATATATCATCCACCTAGGTGCATGTTCGAATTGCATCCCCACCATTAAAGCACCCGTGTTATATGGGCATCAATATCCCAACGCGGGAGGAGCTTGTCGCCAACAAGATGGACGCAGAGCAGTTAGCATGGAAGGTGGGTGCCGACAGTTTGGTGTACCTCAGTCTAGAGGGCCTAGAAACTGCTGTACAATCAGGAATACAAGAGACCAAGGGACGCAAAGTTGGGCACTGCACGGCCTGCCTCAGTGGCAAGTACCCCGTGGAGCTGGAATGGTAGAATGTGATGTTTAAAGTGCACCTTGCTCAGTTTACtacaagacaaagaaaatgttGTCAAACCAACTCACATACATTGATGGATTAAGTATTGTTTCATTTTCTTACCAAACAGTACTTCTATATGTTTGCTCTATGCTTTCTGTAAGGCTGCACTTGGAgtatccatgtgtcgtaacgcTCAGTGGTTTATGGATATCAAATAAATGAGCAAATATGCATCAATAAAAACTCCAGATTGGAAAGTTGTTAGGAAACAGTCAACTGTGTGGTAACCACCAAGCACTGCagtgcaaccttttttgaaataggtccCTATGAAATTTGCTGACATAAATTTTGGCTTAGGGGCATCACTTTTTTACAGCTTTGTTGTCTGCTATTATACACCctcattttaaatatttgaacAGCCTCTGGCCTCATGCATCATTCTCCATGAATAATATTTTGTATTATGGTTGCTGTAAAAAGAAGATTACAAGTCATTTTACATTTAAATAAATCCAAATAATTTATAGTGTTAACTGTAAAACCATTCACACCCAAAATATGCGTgggatgtttattgtcttctaACCAATCAGACAAAAATATTGAGACACTGAGATTTGTTGAGATGTCCCTAGTTTACTGTTAGAAAATCTTGCATGTGATTTGTCAGAAACAACATTCCATTCTTATCTCCACTTTTCATGGTTTTACTGGTTTGGCAGTAATAATTTATTTGTAATTGTAAGTGCTTATAATACCGCTATTTGATAAGCCAACATTTAAAATGTCACAGAGACTACTCTGTTGTCACAGGGGCATTAAGCATACCACTTCAACCTTGTGATGGTTTATTTCCCTGATTCCACAAAACCTAtgcagaccacctagttattccaCAGCTTGTCTGCAATTTTCCTAGTCATACCAAAGCTCATATGTTTAATTCTGTCAATAGAACAAAGTGTTTTCTGCTCAACCAccagtattgtattttatgtcACAATTTATTTAAACTGAAATTTGACAAttgccatttttttataatttccatttttttaatgaatagtGTTTATTAAAGGATCAGGCAGCTGTAGGTAAACactacaaaatataaatatttacaaGTATTTAATTGtattaaatattaataattTGTTGCTAAAATTTTGCCAGTGACTTGACATGATCAACTTCCTCAAGTTTTAGTGATGGCCTGTGCCCCAACCTCCCTCCCTGAAATGCTAGTGAAAGCATGTGCCCCTCCCTCCCTGAAATGTTAGTGATAacatgtgccccaccccttcctCCCTGAAGTTTTAGTGATAGCATTCGCCCCACCCTTCCTCCCTGAAATGTTAGTGATAGCATgtgccccaccctccctccctgAAATGTTAGTGATAGCATgtgccccaccctccctccctgAAATGCTAGTGATAGCATGTGCCCCTCCCTGAAATGTTAGTGATAacatgtgccccaccccttcctCCCTGAAGTTTTAGTGATAGCATTCGCCCCACCCTTCCTCCCTGAAATGTTAGTGATAGCATgtgccccaccctccctccctgAAATGTTAGTGATAGCATgtgccccaccctccctccctgAAATGTTAGTGATAGCATATGCCCCACTCTCCCTTCCTGAAATGTTAGTGATAGCATGTGCCCCACCCTTCCTCCCCGAAATGTTAGTGACTGAAATGTCAGTGATATCATGTGCCCTTCCCCCCTTAAGTGCTGCTAGTAATAAGTGGTGCTCTACCCACATCGCTTAAACAATAGGGTGATTTCgatccacgacgccggcaaaaagacgccgcctcgcgcacgttcgattgcgcgcgcacgctTTTCTTGCCGGTGTCGCGTCCTGTTTAGGACGgcatttcatgctttttcacGTCCTCTTCAGGGCGGGACGCCGGCAAAAATTagcgtgcgcgcgcaatcgaacgtgcgcgaggcggcgtctttttgccggcgtcgtggatctaaatcaccctattGTCAGTGATAAGATGTGCTCCATGCTCCCCCGTAATGATAACTACTCATCAGCAATCTAATTTATTCACTCTCTGAATACACGGTTGAATACACTTGCCTTCCTGTTGCTAGAAGACCCATACCGCTGACCAAAAATCCTAGAATTACAAACGCTCTATCTAACAAGGTCTGCCACAGGGAGATTTCCCTGTGCTTCAGAAACAGGTGAAACACACAGGGGTAGATAATAGCTGTTAAGATGCTGATTACACTGCCCATGAAGGCCATGAGTAGGGCAAAATGAGGGATTAGGACCGCTGGAATTAACGTTAGGAAATTTAGCACTAAGCGAACTACAGTATACCAGACCAAGTCTGGGACCCTGGAACGGATGGACTCCGGAATAAGAGAATTCTCTACAATGTGCACCATGGCCATTATACGGTATGGATAGGAGAACAGCGAATTGAGTATCAGAAAGGCAGTGACAGCTATGTAGATATGCGACATTGGCATACTGGTTGTTATAACAGGGAGGATATTAGGATGGAAAGTTAGAAATGCCGCAAAAGTAAAGACCAATTTAATAAAGCAACTGAGTGAATAGGAAAGTCCCAGTATAGCGTTATAGTTCGTGCGGTTAGACAAACTCGCCTCTAAGCCAGGCAATGACGCATGGGCAGAATAGCTGAACACGACAATAGCAAGGGCAATAGGAACGCTTTCAATATTCACCTGCGGGAGAATATTACTTGTGGTAATGACCCAGGTCGAGTGGTTATAAACACTGTAGACTACCACTAGGACCACTGATAAGATAAGCGCGAATATGCTAAGTAGGCTAAGCCACGCTACTTGCGCTAACGACCTGAATAAGCTCGACGGGACCCCTGTGCACGCCATTATCACCATCCACTGCCTGGTAGATAGCCTCAAATCCGGAAGTGACGTCTTCAACAGGTCCCCCATGAGTACCAAGTAAAGCGATCCCAACAAACAGAAAGACATCAACTGAGATGCCACGACGACATGCGCGCCAAACCGCGGCCATATCTCTCTTGCGATGCCGTAGTAATTTTCTCTGACGCGCACTATTCGACCGTTTATTTTCAGATCGTAGAGACACTCAATTAGGATTTTTCCTGTGTAAAACGCGACCATTGGGACGACTACTAAAGCAGCTAGGGCCACGCCATTGCCTTTGCTAAGCGCAAAGGGTAGCGCAAGAATCCCGGGCCCTTCAATGTAGCTTAGCAGATTTACAACGGCTCGCCATGAAGacatttggccttttttcggGGACATCTCGGAATCCGATAAAATTGCAAAGAATCCTTCATCGTCGTCTTCCTCATCGAAACTGATATCACCGTATTCTAGTAGTTGATTTTTTTCGATAtacattttaattttcttttacgTCTTCTTAAGGTACCTATAACGAAACAAGTTATTAAAGAACACCCTAGCACTAACACAGTACTTTACATTAGCATAATAGCAACCGGGAGGcaacaagaaaacaacaacagtgtGTGTGTTTCTAAAGCTGCCTCCATTTGAATTTACTCTACTGTACCTTACATGGAGACATCTGCAATCACAAAAAGCACCTTTGTTTTGGCTTGTACTACGACGTTAGATCCCCATAAACTGGCTTTTCATACGCTCATTTGGAGGGGTTATTGGAGGTTACATCTGCATTTATGCTAATCATATTTCCGCTAATGCTCGCGCGCTCTAGTCGCGCCAAAGGTTCCTCTCGAGTTTCACGTCGCCCTcataacaaataaaatttcCATAATACTCACGAAACAGCAACATAGAAAGCTCAGAGAATACAAATTGAAGCGCAGGAGATGAGAAGCACCAACAACTTCTTTTAACAATGTCGGCACCAAAAACTTCCAGCGTTAATtgttggggaggggagggcttTAGTGCGAAAATTTATGTGAATACCTTTTATCAAGCAATCAATGCATACATTAAACCGTGCGCTCGTCGTAAGaaataccccaccccccctcccagaCCAACCAGAGAGATCAATAGAAAATCTGCGTGTTTATTAACCGATAAAAGCATTCACAACAATCATTTCCCACTTGATTGATTTAAAGTTCTCAACCGAATAAGCAACATATGTGTATTATGTTAAAGTCTCAATGAGccaacactttttttttgtaaaataccAAGCGTGAGAAAGCATCTCGGCATTTACAGTGaagctttttttattgaatttgaTAAATGAAGATAACACTTTGTTTTGAGATGGTCATTTTGAGATTTTATCACCATTTAACATACTATGGCGGGAGCTTGCGATTCATGGGAGCTCCAACCGCCGGACCCCTATACTCTTCGATATGAATTCTCTACATTTAAAAGCATTCTCTGACTGCGCTACAGAAGAACAGAGAATAATTGAAATTTCCAGGCGTAGTCGAGATAAGGCCTAGTTGGTCTGTTATTGGCCAAATATGGCGTCCAATAACTGGTCCGGTGAAGCCTGGACGACTCAGTGTACTTATAAACGGGAACACAAAAATTCCATATCAATCAATCCTCGGTTCTGTCCTGGATGTCCCGTCTTGTTTTAAATCGGCTGTTATttcaaaagattttttttgacGGAGAAATAAGAAGTTATTTGCTATCTGTCCAGCACAcacttaaggtaattcccttgaaacagttgtacaacccagaatttttttaaaacttggcataaacaatattgaagttaagggctttcaaaaaatgtaataaaaaatgggggtaccgacctcgttttcacaacagaggggcgtagagttgacgcgtttttactgatcgcgcaaggaaaaatcccaactcttagttttcaaaaagagtgcctatagtctttagaaaattaagttctgtttgtcgagctgccaaaacccgatctcctaaacaataacccgtagtagctaatgttcaaaacaaatcacattttaagagatcgcactaaaagacattgttttcgccactattcatacggtaaaaagcgccattttgaagtatttttacggaTTTTTAGAGAAATAAgaaaacttctacaacccaactttttttcttttttcagtatatcatttttccgtatatatttaactatttgagcaaaaaaaaaatgggggtaaccgacttcgtttttctgtcaaagcgattttaattaaaaacgcgcgccttttgctgtgttctcttgtacaactgtggcgcgcgcgcgcacttaataccggaaaattcgaacagctcgcgccactatgcgcagaaggggtgcgcagtgcaattcaagggaattaccttaaaagGCAATCCACAGTATCTtatttgggttccctgtggtggtGAGCTGGCTACTGGGGCGAGCTCTGATACAAGAGCCTGGAGGCTGAAAAGATTGTAGAATGGTGCATACCTATTTTATCCACTACAAACCCCCcagtaataaaaaataacgtttccatatcatatctaaatgtatttttatatCTATAAACCAAATA contains:
- the LOC5500613 gene encoding vesicular inhibitory amino acid transporter; translated protein: MYIEKNQLLEYGDISFDEEDDDEGFFAILSDSEMSPKKGQMSSWRAVVNLLSYIEGPGILALPFALSKGNGVALAALVVVPMVAFYTGKILIECLYDLKINGRIVRVRENYYGIAREIWPRFGAHVVVASQLMSFCLLGSLYLVLMGDLLKTSLPDLRLSTRQWMVIMACTGVPSSLFRSLAQVAWLSLLSIFALILSVVLVVVYSVYNHSTWVITTSNILPQVNIESVPIALAIVVFSYSAHASLPGLEASLSNRTNYNAILGLSYSLSCFIKLVFTFAAFLTFHPNILPVITTSMPMSHIYIAVTAFLILNSLFSYPYRIMAMVHIVENSLIPESIRSRVPDLVWYTVVRLVLNFLTLIPAVLIPHFALLMAFMGSVISILTAIIYPCVFHLFLKHREISLWQTLLDRAFVILGFLVSGMGLLATGRQVYSTVYSESE